Sequence from the Paralichthys olivaceus isolate ysfri-2021 chromosome 1, ASM2471397v2, whole genome shotgun sequence genome:
CACCATTTGTGTGGCGGCTGCAGGATGATTGTTATAGCAATTACATGAATCTTTAGctgatgttgctgctgtgacCAGAAACAACATCGTGGTATTTTGCCTCTTAGCAACCACCTACGTCACAGACATCACAATGCAAACCTACGTGTGTACTCTGAGATAATGTTGTGGCAGCTCTCACAGACATGGCAATCAGCTGGCAACAACTTTAGTAAACATGGCACCAGATTAGTTAATCTGTAGTGTCTGTCACATGACACTCACCTTGCAGGTTCTTCTTGACCCTCGTACCAATTAAGTATAACATTGTTAATTTGCCTGAATTTCAATTTGTCgtagaaataatttaatttcattatttgattttatgAAATATACCATATTACCCTGTGAGAGGTGTCCATCAGTTTTGTCATCATTTATCTTCTATGACTCTTATAGAGGACCTGTAGACCTAATTACAGTAATAAAATGACGGGGCTCCACATGCAGCGCTGGTAGGTTGAGCTGCTGAGCAGTGcagcctctctgcctccctgccACTGTGAAACAAAAGCTCAGTCACCCGATGAAGCTATTGGCTGGAAGGCTTCAGGTCCCTGCGCACTGGAGGGGGAGCACTCTCATAAACAGCCCTCACACCGACTCAACTCCACACAACATATCAAACTGTGAGGGGCCATGTCGCAGTACACTCTGGGAGGTAGGAAGCCTTAAATCTtcttgtgcctgtgtgtttcttacttttactccttttgttttcttctgtgatctcattattcattttttggggtttaaaatatttgcttttattgtggAGCCTGCACCTGCATTTTACTGCAGGAAGAAAAATCTACTCTTAGTACCTGGCAGAGATTTTTTATAAAGGAATTATAATTTATCCTGTAAAAGTGGTAGGGGGCACTTAAAGAAGCATGCACAAGTGAGGCTTTAATTAAGTATGGAGAGAGGCTGCGGCTCACAGGGAAGGTTTGCTTTAGATAACTTTGTATGAACAAGGACCAAGACTTGTGTCGACAAACAAAACTGATTATTTTAACCAGTGGTTCGAATAAGCTCCGCACTGCAGTGTGTTCTCTCCTGTTGTTATTACCACATGCTTGATTAAAGTTTACAAGAAAACAGACACCTCCCTCGGTGTTCGATGCTGAATTTGCTCTGCTCATGTTTCATCATTACCTCATTTGGCCTGCGATCATCAGAGTCCATTGGCTGGTCAGTCTGACTCATATTTTAGAGTGACCcccccttttttcctcctcctcctctaacaTCCACTGCAGCAGTCAGCCCATCTGTACTTCCATCTGTTAATGAAGGCTGAGCTACATCCTGCTCCTGCACACACTGTTTAAGGAGGCTGAGGTGGATCTGCACTGACTGTTATAGCACCAACACTTTGATAGTGATCTAATCATTTAAGGATGCACCTCCTGCAGTGGGCATGCACTCTCTGATGAGCCTCTGGTGATGATGTGGGGATTCACATATGGCTTTTATTAATGTTGCATCCTCAGTGTTTAGCTTATTAAATACATCTCTTCCTATCAATGATGTGATGCACTCAGATGACTTCTCCTATAGCTTAAGCTAATTAATGAGTAAAACCATAGCATTCCTCCCTTTTAAGTGATGGATTTTTATCTATATATGGATGTATAGTATAAACACCTCAAAACAACAAGCATTTATCAGTAAATGATTTTGGTTGTAATTGCTGGTTGTGTGCCTCACTAAGGTCACAGGCTGAAGCTCACAGCTCTCTGACCTTGATTTCACCACTGTCCTCCGGTGTGCGTGATGGATGAGTCATCTCAGCACACCCTTAATGTCTGATTACATGACCATCAGGGTCCAGCGTCAACAGCTTCACTCTCTGTAACGCCGTCATGAGTTCACGCAGAAAAGTAGTATTTACTATATTAACAATTTCACGTTAGTTAAATATTACTAGGAGTATGTCAGGATATTTGAACAAAatgggacaaacacacacacacacacacacaatttgatTACCGAGGAAATTGACACGAATGCACTTAAtgttctctgctcctgcttGGGATCAAAACAATGACTCTGACAATGTCATTTATAAAATTATGATTATGACTCCAGGACATTTCCTCTTTAATTTCATCAAGGACACAGAGTGTAGACACCACAAGATAATGTTTAGAGTCAGATGTCCTCAGATCTTTCTGCTCAGCTTGTGATGATCTGACCACCTTTATCTCTCTTTTCGCTTTAGTTCCTCATCAATCACAGATTCTCTCTCATCCCACTGACACAGTTTTCAGACCTGACTGCTTTGTTTTGCTCTGTCTCTATAGTTCACCTGCAGATCCTGCTGGCTGTGGGTCTGGCCGTGTTCTGCTACTGTCTGGTTCTCGGTTGCGTCCTTTGCTGTCGCAGGAGGAAGAGTGTTTCATCGGAAGACAAGGAGGCAGTTTTCCTGTCTCCTCATCCTGCTGAGAGGGTGACTGTAACATTAACTCCATCTCCGTGTACGCAGCCTGTTAAGCAGCAGTATGAGGAGCTGGATGGAGACGTGTTGGAGTTTCCTTCCTCTAAGAGCAGCTCTTCTCCCTCTGAGGATGACGTCACTGCTCTGCCCTTTGACCCCAGCCCCACCAGATCAACTGAGCTGGTGCCGTCTCGTGGATCCTCTTACCCAATGCGGCGCCTCAGCTCCCCGGCTGTTCCCTGCTTACCCAGAAAACCTCAGAGTCATGGCAGAGCCTCTCTGCCCTCCCTCACTAAGCTGAGTCTGGTGTCCAAATCTTGTCGAGCGAAGGGTCGGCGAAGCACAGTGAGCAGTGAAAGTTTTCTTTACAGCGAGAGCACTCGACTGACTGCTGGTGCTGCCGCAGCCCCCACCCTGCAGGCACAGCCCTGTCTATCACAGTACGGCTCTaactctctctccatccccaCAAAGCCGGCTCCCCTCCTGCACTTCTCCCTGCTCTTCTCCTCCGCCTGCGGCACCCTGGTCGTCAACATCCTGGGGCTCTCAGGGGCCAGTCGAAGACGTAGTGGGGTGTTTGTTCGAACCAGCCTTCCCCCCCTCTGCCCCTCCCCTCAGCAGACTGCCTCTCGGCGCCGCAGCCTCAGCCCAGACCTTCACAGTCAGAGCTTTGTGCTGCAGGTGGGCTCTGTAGAGGAGCTGCGCACCTGCACCCTGAGACTGGCCGTCTACAGCAGGGACTTCTCAGGCCTAAGAGAGGCTGCACTGGGGGTGGTGGAGCTGCCCTGTGAGCAGATGGACTGGGAGCCTGATGTCACCACCACTCACACCAAGCAGCTCAGCCCGACTAAAAGCAAGTTGAAAAAGGTAACATGGTGATTTTATTTAACGATTTGACAAACGTCTTAAAAAAATGCATGGAATAAGCAAACAATCAAAAGGTCAAtgaaaaacaattcaaacaGATTTCAGGAGGAGGGTCCTCTAATTCAAACTCACCCCATCAGCAACTGGGCTGTCAAACCTGTGCAGTGTCAGCACAGTCAGAAGAGGTGACATCAAAAAACCAACAGAGAACTTGGTCCATAACCAGATCTACACCAAAACCTCATTGATTAAATATAGCTGACCAAAGTAAATGGAGAACTTGTAATCAGTTTGGATTCATTACAGCGATGGCTAGACACAGATTGTTAGCATGGGTTGAAACTCAAACTGCTACACAGCTTTATCCTTGATGGTCAAATCAAAGTCAGAcccaaacacaaaacaaagaactGAGACATGGACATGCTGGGTGAGGTCCTTGAGTTCTCCATGCGGCCCTTAAGTATAAACTAAAGCACTGTGGACTTTCTGTGTGTCATGGTGGGTCATTGGGATTATTACTCCTATTACTACGCTTCTGGGTGACTGACCGCTCTCCCTGTTCTTAATGTATGTACTATATTATTTCTTTCAAAAATCTTTTGAACAAAGTTGACATTTTCAGTTGATTTAACAGATAGATAAACTACACACGGAGGACTATAAATAGCACATAATCATGCTTTATCCATGAAGGAATGTAGCATCTAATCAGTTCTCCCATTAGCCACTTTTccactgatgtttttcatgGCGACATGGTTGTTAGCAGCTGCAGAGCAAACAAGCAGAGTGCAGCGAATTGGCAGCGTGCCCACGCAGTGCCCTCTGCAGCTCTATTGAAACACTGCCAGAGGGCGTTAATAACAGGCTTTTAATGGGAGGGGGTCCTGATGTTTCACTGGACATTGGTCAGTCAGTCATGGTGGTGGCTTGGTGAGAGGGCCAGAAGTATGTCTACCATTTTACAGGAACGGGAAAATTTGTGTGCAGTGCACTCACCTCTACCCCTATGTTCCCtaccttccacacacacacaaacacacacacacacacacacacagcatcacctTCCTCATCCTCAATGACCTCAGAGAGAATGTGTAACCGTGGAGCAGGAGGTTTGCCGTGGAAGCGTGCGGGTTGTTTAGCAATCTGGATAATAGTTTGAAGAGTGGGTGAGTGTAATGAGGCTGTGCAGTAGTGACTGCATCTTTTAATATAGCCACTTCCTGGACTCATAGTGAAACACCAGGTCTTATAATCTGTGTCAATGGTCCAGCTGGAGTGTTGTGCATCATTTCAGTATTTCATGGGAACAGGGGGGTTGGCATTACTGCAGTCTCAGTTCTAGAGGAGCTGGAGCACGAGCTCACTGTTATTGATTGTCAGGATGGTCGGCATTAAAGTGTCCACCAACTTCAGCTTTTATTATGAGCCAAAGATCATGTGATTAACATTTGGAatacagaaaaatattaattacaGTAAAATCTTTAATCCATCTACACTGGCAATAGAACGAGGAAAAGGTGAATCAGTGTAGACTTGTGTTATCAtaggttatgttttttttcatctgcatttgtttgtctgatagttagttagcaggattacataCAAACTGGATgaatttccatgaaacctgatggaaggatgtgtgggtcaggaaagaactcattacatttggtactgatctggatcagggggcgtATCCAGGAATTGAgtttcactctctttaacattgtgaaataggaCATTAGTAATTAATGGGTCTTGATCGGAAAATGTCAGgtggagactgatatttatgagtgcgtgcaatttggtgcagatccaaatacaatTCTGGATCTAGTGAAGGCCTTGACATATAGGACTGATAAGTTTATGTTTGAGTTTATAACATAGGTTTCAGTCAACATCACTATTTCACTGTTTTGTAAGCAGGAGGCAGTAACCTTGAAGTTATTATTTCTGTGACTGAAAGGTTTCCATCCGGAGAAAGTCTGAAAGGGACATTTGAATGGATGCATTATGCCACTGTATGCTAAGCTGCTTAGCTGCTGCAGTGCCTGATAGACTGTGAGCATAAGAATAGAGCAGCAGTATATTGAGCAGCTGATTCCTACGTAAATGAAGGTTAAATGAAGTAAAACCTCAGGGAGAACTTTGTCAGCATTATAATTATTTCCCCTGTGGAGATTACTAGATGACTCATAATCAGTCTGCTGGGTCCAGTTATGTCACCCAAGATATCTAGAGTGAACAGGGTTACTAGATAATAACAGCAGAACATACTTCTACAGTCCCATTACAAATGAGTTTCACTTCCAGCTGTGGAAGCAGTTTcctccatttttatatattcacattttatgtaAAGAAGAATGTCTTTGTTGAACAGTGAGATACTGTGCCATGTAAT
This genomic interval carries:
- the LOC109624894 gene encoding synaptotagmin-4 encodes the protein MSQYTLGVHLQILLAVGLAVFCYCLVLGCVLCCRRRKSVSSEDKEAVFLSPHPAERVTVTLTPSPCTQPVKQQYEELDGDVLEFPSSKSSSSPSEDDVTALPFDPSPTRSTELVPSRGSSYPMRRLSSPAVPCLPRKPQSHGRASLPSLTKLSLVSKSCRAKGRRSTVSSESFLYSESTRLTAGAAAAPTLQAQPCLSQYGSNSLSIPTKPAPLLHFSLLFSSACGTLVVNILGLSGASRRRSGVFVRTSLPPLCPSPQQTASRRRSLSPDLHSQSFVLQVGSVEELRTCTLRLAVYSRDFSGLREAALGVVELPCEQMDWEPDVTTTHTKQLSPTKSKLKKSVSSLEALGHRKSSVCVPRALGQLFILLQYQTLAQRIKVMVRKAENLAKLTRIPGAPDHYVVINLRQDGKVVATKETKGVSGPNPVWNAPFLFDLPPGDITQLPLILEFIIMQGRLYTKSSILGCVLIGSDASEAGQGHWKEMCSRGQIETARWHAIQSDML